The proteins below come from a single Psychrobacter sp. PL19 genomic window:
- a CDS encoding Bax inhibitor-1/YccA family protein, which yields MANPIVSRAELAIGGEPMTVKGVIQKTSLLLGLSATTGVGFFFYALMTGLSQGFITMAAFGSMFAAFGLALYITFKPQKAKTLAIPFTLLEGIFLGGISLFFMRMYPSVPVTAMCATFVTAAVMLGLYRSGLVKVTEKFRSIMTSAIIAIMLVYVAQWVLSLAFGSSLPFLFEGGAIAIGFSLFVIVIASFTLLLDFDNIDRGVAAGISEDYEWLFSIGILTTLVWMYIEFMRLLSYLQD from the coding sequence ATGGCCAATCCTATTGTCAGTCGCGCAGAACTTGCGATCGGTGGTGAGCCGATGACCGTCAAAGGCGTAATACAGAAAACCAGTCTATTATTGGGGCTGTCTGCCACTACTGGTGTGGGCTTTTTCTTTTATGCTCTTATGACTGGTCTATCACAAGGCTTTATTACTATGGCTGCCTTTGGCAGCATGTTCGCCGCCTTTGGTCTAGCGTTATATATTACTTTTAAGCCACAAAAAGCCAAAACTCTAGCGATACCTTTTACACTGCTAGAAGGCATCTTCTTGGGCGGTATCTCGCTATTCTTTATGAGAATGTATCCAAGCGTGCCAGTCACTGCCATGTGTGCAACTTTCGTTACTGCAGCGGTGATGCTCGGACTGTATCGTTCTGGTCTGGTCAAAGTCACTGAGAAATTTCGCTCAATCATGACCTCAGCTATCATTGCTATTATGTTGGTTTATGTCGCTCAATGGGTACTGTCACTAGCGTTTGGCTCTAGCTTACCGTTTTTGTTTGAGGGTGGTGCCATTGCTATTGGCTTCAGCCTATTTGTGATCGTTATCGCTTCTTTTACGCTGTTATTAGACTTTGATAATATTGACCGCGGCGTCGCAGCGGGTATCTCTGAAGACTACGAATGGTTGTTCAGTATCGGCATCCTTACCACCCTAGTATGGATGTATATTGAATTTATGCGTCTGCTAAGCTACTTACAAGACTAG
- a CDS encoding heavy metal translocating P-type ATPase, whose amino-acid sequence MSSALSSTASHYDDLSITQGLVLPPAGHCFHCGDPVPRPPFYTEVLSSAREMCCMGCQLASQSIVEAGLEQYYLDRSEINRTASLPTQMTNLEAYDHDEIKSQFVYAQDGLSVAELSVNNLRCAACTWLIESRLYEIEGINKCQVNLTNQRMRVIWDETKLPISRILAVINAIGYEAKPYRQDTHEAMLAKHTNKMLLRLGIAALGAMQAMMYAVALYFGEYSGMLILQRDFLRWVSLFVSIPVFFYAGVPFFTSAWSAIRARQVNMDVPVSVALIVTFFASLYATITGYGQTYYDSVSMFIFFLLAGRYIEHNARLKAATMANDLVVVEPVLVQKIAEDKAAAELILQQLKQSAANTSDNDTLNAPDHELKTENKPVALSKNLPVAQTTSVSTTVSSSQNINAQDLSFKAISPQTDTPVATMPNFMSKMEASVHEVTERIAIAWQQASIQRSAAAEQNKRSNQSQTPEQNRLSRQSSMVTAQSLQVGDIIMIDAGAEIISDGILLSPTATVSQSLLTGEGDLIIKNQGDYIIGGAQNDSQPFEMLVTVLPEDSQIGLIDRLMNRAMSEKPKLAQQADKLARWFVARILVLSVLVFIGWYIVDPSQAIWATVAVLVATCPCALSLATPIALTVSTNRLASYGFLTTRGHTLQTLAEITHVAFDKTGTLTYGKPNLLNIELLAPNNAPTTKATTELSNQKDKVLSIAAALEVGSRHPVAHALLTAAYQLHLPATQALEHYPAGGVEAMIDGVLYRIGHVDFALDRMAYNESDGTDDIDSIDRINANDDLNPDLVAHRASSAVVLSCRQPSSQANTHTHDETLADSWQALACFYFNDKVRDTAKPMLDKLKALGIESVMLTGDPSPQSLVVAESLGIQSAYKGLSPTAKVNHIQQLQAQGAVVLMVGDGINDAPVLAAADVSTSIAGAADLAQVSSDSIILNGQIEAIVAAKRIADKTERIIKQNFRWALGYNGIVLLPAIFGYVPPWLAAIGMSLSSLLVVLNALRLKRA is encoded by the coding sequence ATGTCCAGTGCCTTGTCCTCAACTGCCTCTCATTACGACGACCTCTCAATTACTCAGGGGCTAGTGCTGCCACCAGCCGGACACTGCTTTCATTGCGGTGATCCGGTACCACGCCCCCCCTTTTATACCGAGGTGCTTAGTAGCGCGCGTGAGATGTGCTGTATGGGCTGTCAGCTGGCGTCGCAAAGTATCGTTGAAGCGGGACTTGAGCAGTATTATCTCGATCGCTCAGAGATTAACCGTACTGCAAGTTTGCCCACGCAGATGACCAACCTTGAAGCTTATGATCATGATGAAATAAAATCACAGTTTGTCTACGCACAAGACGGACTGTCAGTCGCCGAGCTGTCAGTAAATAATCTACGCTGCGCCGCTTGTACCTGGCTGATAGAATCGCGGTTGTATGAAATTGAGGGTATTAATAAATGCCAAGTCAATTTGACCAACCAGCGTATGCGGGTGATCTGGGATGAAACCAAGCTGCCGATTAGCCGTATCTTGGCCGTGATTAATGCGATTGGTTATGAAGCCAAGCCCTACCGTCAAGACACCCATGAAGCGATGCTAGCAAAGCATACCAACAAAATGCTATTACGATTGGGTATCGCCGCTTTAGGTGCGATGCAAGCGATGATGTATGCGGTCGCCCTATATTTTGGTGAATATAGTGGCATGCTGATATTACAGCGTGATTTTTTGCGCTGGGTATCTTTGTTTGTCAGTATTCCGGTGTTCTTTTATGCAGGCGTACCATTTTTTACTTCCGCCTGGTCAGCCATTCGTGCTCGCCAAGTCAATATGGATGTGCCAGTAAGTGTGGCGCTGATAGTGACATTTTTTGCCAGCCTTTACGCGACTATTACCGGATACGGGCAGACTTATTATGATTCGGTCAGTATGTTTATTTTCTTCTTGCTGGCAGGGCGTTACATTGAGCACAATGCGCGACTAAAAGCGGCAACCATGGCCAATGACTTGGTAGTGGTAGAGCCGGTCCTAGTACAAAAGATTGCGGAAGATAAAGCAGCGGCTGAGCTTATCTTGCAGCAGCTTAAACAGTCTGCTGCTAATACGTCCGACAACGATACCCTTAATGCACCTGACCATGAGCTCAAAACCGAAAATAAGCCAGTTGCTTTATCCAAAAATTTACCTGTTGCTCAAACTACTAGCGTATCTACTACTGTCAGTAGCTCACAAAATATAAACGCCCAAGACCTAAGTTTTAAAGCTATCAGCCCTCAAACCGATACACCGGTCGCTACTATGCCAAACTTTATGTCAAAGATGGAAGCAAGCGTGCATGAAGTCACTGAGCGCATTGCTATTGCGTGGCAACAAGCAAGTATTCAAAGGTCAGCAGCAGCAGAACAAAATAAGCGCTCGAATCAAAGTCAGACCCCAGAGCAAAATCGTCTTTCTAGACAAAGCAGCATGGTGACCGCTCAAAGCTTACAAGTGGGTGACATTATTATGATTGATGCTGGGGCTGAGATCATCAGCGACGGTATCTTACTTAGTCCAACGGCAACCGTGTCTCAAAGCTTGCTGACCGGTGAGGGTGACTTGATTATAAAAAATCAAGGCGACTATATTATTGGTGGCGCGCAGAATGACAGCCAACCGTTTGAAATGCTAGTCACTGTGTTACCAGAAGACAGTCAGATTGGACTGATTGATCGGTTAATGAACCGTGCGATGAGCGAAAAACCCAAGCTAGCCCAGCAGGCAGATAAGCTGGCACGTTGGTTCGTGGCGCGGATTTTAGTATTGTCGGTATTGGTATTTATTGGCTGGTATATCGTTGATCCGAGCCAGGCAATCTGGGCAACAGTTGCCGTCTTAGTAGCTACCTGTCCTTGCGCCTTGTCTTTAGCCACTCCTATCGCCTTAACAGTATCGACTAACCGCCTGGCCAGCTATGGCTTTTTGACCACTCGCGGTCATACTTTGCAAACTTTGGCCGAAATTACCCATGTGGCTTTTGATAAAACCGGTACGCTGACTTATGGTAAGCCCAATCTATTAAATATTGAATTGCTAGCACCCAATAATGCTCCAACGACTAAGGCTACCACAGAATTATCAAACCAAAAAGATAAGGTGTTATCAATAGCCGCTGCTCTAGAAGTAGGCAGTCGTCATCCAGTTGCTCACGCCCTGCTGACAGCGGCTTATCAGTTGCATCTACCAGCAACCCAAGCTTTGGAGCATTATCCAGCAGGCGGCGTAGAGGCGATGATTGATGGGGTACTATACCGGATAGGTCATGTTGATTTTGCTTTAGATAGAATGGCTTATAATGAGAGTGATGGCACTGACGACATCGATAGCATTGACCGTATAAATGCTAATGATGATCTCAATCCAGATTTAGTGGCGCATCGTGCCAGCTCAGCTGTGGTATTGTCTTGTCGTCAACCCTCGTCACAAGCTAATACTCATACTCATGATGAGACGCTAGCAGATTCATGGCAAGCACTGGCCTGTTTTTACTTCAATGATAAGGTGCGTGATACCGCGAAGCCCATGTTGGACAAGCTAAAAGCATTGGGTATTGAGTCAGTAATGTTGACTGGTGATCCAAGCCCGCAGTCGCTAGTTGTGGCGGAGTCTTTGGGCATACAGTCAGCATACAAGGGTCTATCACCCACGGCTAAGGTCAACCATATCCAACAACTACAAGCGCAGGGCGCGGTAGTACTGATGGTCGGTGATGGTATTAATGATGCCCCGGTATTGGCCGCTGCTGATGTCTCCACTTCAATTGCTGGGGCGGCTGATTTAGCGCAAGTCTCAAGCGATAGTATTATCTTAAATGGTCAAATTGAAGCTATTGTAGCTGCTAAGCGTATCGCTGATAAAACCGAACGGATCATCAAACAAAACTTCCGCTGGGCACTGGGCTATAACGGCATTGTGTTATTGCCAGCCATATTTGGCTACGTACCGCCTTGGCTTGCGGCCATTGGTATGTCGCTTAGCTCTTTGCTAGTGGTGTTAAATGCGTTACGTCTAAAACGTGCCTAG